The following coding sequences lie in one Musa acuminata AAA Group cultivar baxijiao chromosome BXJ1-8, Cavendish_Baxijiao_AAA, whole genome shotgun sequence genomic window:
- the LOC135587623 gene encoding benzyl alcohol O-benzoyltransferase-like has product MAPSLTFTVRRQKPVLVAPAGSTPHEFKRLSDIDDQDGLRFHIPVIQFYRNDPSMGGRDQAKVIREALARALVFYYPFAGRLREAAGRKLVVECTGEGILFIEADADVRLEQFGDELQPPFPCLEELVYSVPGSDGVLDCPLLLIQVTRLLCGGFIFAIRLNHTMSDAPGLVQFMNAVAELARGAAAPSVPPLWAREILEARSPPRATCKHREYDDVPDTRGTIVPLDDMVHRSFFFGKREVAALRRRVPPHLRNSSTFEILTACLWKCRTIAISPDADEEVRMICIVNARGKSDLGLPVGYYGNAFVFPVAVSKAGKLCANPLGYALDLVRKAKSDVTDEYVRSVADLMVLRGRPHFTVVRSYLVSDVTKAGFGDVDFGWGKAAYGGPAKGGVGAIPGVASFYIPFRNGKGEDGIVVPVCLPGPAMEKFTMEMESLIEEPVAAEQHHSVTLIMSRV; this is encoded by the exons ATGGCACCGTCCCTCACCTTCACCGTCCGCAGGCAGAAGCCTGTGCTGGTGGCCCCCGCTGGGTCCACGCCCCACGAGTTCAAGCGCCTCTCCGACATCGACGACCAAGACGGGCTGCGCTTCCACATCCCCGTGATCCAATTCTACCGGAACGACCCCTCGATGGGAGGACGAGACCAGGCTAAGGTCATCCGCGAGGCCCTGGCGAGGGCCCTCGTATTCTACTACCCCTTCGCAGGTCGGCTCAGGGAAGCTGCCGGAAGAAAGCTGGTGGTGGAGTGCACCGGCGAGGGGATCTTGTTCATCGAGGCCGACGCAGATGTCCGTCTCGAGCAATTTGGCGATGAGCTGCAGCCACCCTTCCCCTGTTTGGAGGAGCTCGTCTACAGCGTCCCAGGATCCGATGGCGTTCTCGACTGCCCCTTGCTGCTGATTCAG GTGACCCGACTGCTATGCGGTGGCTTCATCTTCGCCATCCGCCTCAATCATACGATGTCCGACGCACCCGGGCTGGTCCAGTTCATGAACGCCGTCGCCGAACTCGCACGCGGGGCGGCTGCCCCTTCCGTGCCCCCTCTGTGGGCGCGCGAGATCCTAGAGGCGCGCAGCCCTCCACGTGCCACCTGTAAGCACCGGGAGTACGACGACGTGCCCGACACCAGGGGCACCATCGTCCCGCTCGACGACATGGTTCATCGCTCCTTCTTCTTCGGCAAAAGGGAGGTTGCGGCGCTCAGGAGGCGCGTGCCCCCTCACCTCCGCAACAGCTCCACCTTCGAAATCCTGACCGCATGCCTCTGGAAGTGCCGCACCATCGCCATCTCCCCCGACGCTGACGAGGAGGTCCGCATGATATGCATCGTGAACGCGCGCGGTAAGAGCGACCTGGGACTGCCGGTCGGCTACTACGGGAACGCGTTCGTGTTCCCGGTGGCAGTCTCGAAAGCCGGCAAATTGTGCGCGAACCCATTGGGCTACGCACTTGATTTGGTAAGGAAGGCCAAATCGGACGTGACGGACGAGTACGTACGGTCGGTGGCAGATCTGATGGTGCTGAGGGGGCGTCCGCATTTCACGGTGGTCCGGTCTTACCTCGTGTCCGACGTGACGAAAGCTGGGTTTGGGGACGTGGACTTCGGGTGGGGGAAGGCGGCCTATGGTGGTCCGGCGAAGGGTGGCGTAGGGGCCATCCCTGGAGTGGCAAGCTTCTACATTCCTTTCAGGAACGGCAAGGGGGAGGACGGGATCGTGGTCCCTGTTTGCTTGCCCGGCCCGGCCATGGAGAAGTTCACAATGGAAATGGAGAGCCTGATCGAGGAGCCGGTGGCAGCAGAGCAGCACCACAGCGTGACCCTCATCATGAGCAGAGTCTGA